The following coding sequences lie in one Cloeon dipterum chromosome 1, ieCloDipt1.1, whole genome shotgun sequence genomic window:
- the LOC135948372 gene encoding facilitated trehalose transporter Tret1-2 homolog codes for MSLQAHGTFLHDPELFSESSAHLKMNCEERRVSFGADGKKHPSESDAFISKGIQRNTSRSSFREIRAAVVANLAVIHLGLMFSFSAMTLPEMKAADSILRINDDQASWIASIASLATPPGCLFGAYLMDQRGRKYALVFLSVPCVLGWLSVGFAGLATSHVSNDLTLYIIYCGRMLQGFGTGIAAGSARVYTSETSTPYRRGTLTSLASLAISLGVLIGYSLGALFYWPYVAFLSAGIPLSAVFLQIIFLPETPTWYLTQKRRNEARAALQWVRDPESSAQEIDQELAHLGGVTDDAGPTSKWAELKQPSALKPLALVTFFFYTYQFSGIAVLTFYNVQIIESTGAQVDADQAAVGFAVLRLFCNVIGCYLMTICDRRTMTIASGVASGAAVLSLATHNYLNTIAVASDDWLWRHLPIFCLVSFYISYSLGYLLIPWVLTGEIYPARIRGLLGGITVCFAHSLLFAAVKSFPFLLENLGFHGTFWFYGCNVAVGSVILFILLPETRGRTLLQIESYFKKARSNGVY; via the exons ATGTCTCTACAAGCTCATGGCACTTTTCTACACGATCCCGAGTTGTTTTCTGAGAGCTCGGCTCACTTGAAAATGAATTGTGAGGAGAGAAGGGTCTCCTTTGGCGCCGACGGGAAAAA GCATCCAAGTGAATCAGATGcctttatttcaaaagggaTTCAACGAAACACTTCTCGCTCATCTTTCAGAGAG attCGAGCCGCCGTAGTAGCCAATTTAGCGGTGATCCATCTTGGCCTGATGTTTTCCTTCTCTGCAATGACTCTGCCCGAAATGAAGGCTGCAGACTCGATTCTCCGCATTAACGACGACCAAGCCTCGTGGATAG CGAGCATCGCGTCCCTCGCCACCCCGCCCGGCTGTCTGTTCGGTGCGTACCTAATGGACCAGCGAGGTCGCAAGTACGCGCTCGTTTTCCTCTCGGTTCCCTGCGTTCTCGGATGGCTGTCGGTGGGATTCGCGGGACTCGCCACCTCGCACGTGTCCAACGATCTAACCCTGTACATAATTTACTGCGGGAGAATGCTGCAAGGCTTCGGCACCGGAATAGCGGCTGGCAGCGCGAGGGTCTACACAAGCGAG ACGTCAACTCCGTACCGGCGAGGCACCTTGACCTCGCTAGCCTCACTCGCCATCTCCCTCGGGGTCCTGATAGGCTACTCCCTGGGCGCCTTGTTCTACTGGCCTTACGTCGCCTTCCTCAGCGCCGGGATACCTTTGTCGGCCGTCttcttgcaaataattttcctcccCGAGACGCCCACCTGGTACCTGACCCAAAAACGGCGCAACGAGGCCCGAGCTGCCCTGCAGTGGGTCAGGGATCCCGAGAGCTCGGCACAGGAAATCGACCAAGAACTGGCGCACTTGGGAGGAGTAACTGACGACGCGGGGCCCACGAGCAAGTGGGCCGAGTTGAAGCAGCCGTCCGCCCTCAAGCCCCTGGCGCTCGTCACTTTTTTCTTCTACACGTACCAATTTTCGG GTATCGCCGTGCTGACGTTTTACAACGTGCAAATCATCGAGAGCACCGGCGCGCAGGTGGACGCCGACCAGGCTGCGGTGGGTTTCGCGGTGCTCAGGCTATTTTGCAACGTGATCGGCTGCTACCTGATGACCATTTGCGACCGGCGCACGATGACGATCGCGTCCGGAGTCGCGTCAGGTGCCGCAGTGCTCAGCCTGGCCACGCACAATTACCTGAACACGATCGCGGTCGCATCGGACGACTGGCTGTGGCGTCACCTGCCCATTTTCTGCCTTGTTTCCTTCTACATTAGCTACTCGCTGGGCTACCTGCTCATTCCGTGGGTGCTCACTGGGGAAATTTACCCGGCCAGGATTCGCGGCTTGCTAGGCGGAATTACCGTGTGCTTCGCGCACTCGCTGTTGTTCGCCGCAGTCAAGTCTTTTCCGTTCTTGCTCGAGAATCTGGGTTTCCACGGTACTTTCTGGTTTTACGGATGCAACGTGGCAGTCGGCTCGGTCATTCTCTTCATCTTGCTGCCCGAAACGAGAGGTCGGACGCTTTTGCAGATCGAGAGCTACTTCAAAAAGGCCCGCAGCAATGGAGTTTATTAG
- the LOC135948373 gene encoding facilitated trehalose transporter Tret1-2 homolog translates to MDLIGSKDYSEKSTELHTLCRSRERLGKKKISSYREIRAAFVANLAVIHPGMMFSFSAMALPEMLADDSVIKITTEQASWIASIASFATPAGCLFGAFIMDRFGRKFALVFLSIPCILGWLSVGAAGFVAPHVSNDFALNIIYCGRMLKGFGTGIVAGASRIYTSEISTPRLRGTLTALASLGVSTGVLIGYSLGALFYWPLVAVLSALIPLASVTLTLIYLPESPTWYLTKKRCAEARLALQKVRDPALPAEKVDAELAHLGGVLESDGTHSNWHELSKASSLKPLALVIFYFFTYQFSGISVLTFYNVQIVESTGANVDSSVAAVCFGVVRLVFNVIGCYLLTFCGRRFLTIASGVASGTAMLSLGAHHYLDATGVVESEGWLWRYLPIFSIVSFYVSYSMGYLLVPWVLTGEIYPAKIRGLLGGITTCFAHSFLFAAVKSFPYLMENVGFHGSFCFYGCTVAFGSIILFILLPETRGRTLLQIESSFKKVPHVSTPPPPQQVA, encoded by the exons TCGTGCTGCGTTTGTTGCCAACTTGGCTGTCATTCACCCCGGAATgatgttttcattttctgcgATGGCACTTCCTGAGATGTTGGCGGACGATTCAGTCATCAAAATAACAACTGAGCAAGCATCTTGGattg CGAGCATCGCATCTTTTGCCACGCCAGCAGGCTGTCTCTTCGGCGCATTCATCATGGACCGGTTTGGGCGCAAATTTGCTCTGGTTTTTCTGTCGATTCCCTGTATCCTGGGCTGGCTATCGGTCGGAGCGGCGGGTTTCGTCGCCCCTCACGTGTCTAACGATTTCGCTCTAAACATAATTTACTGTGGCAGAATGCTGAAGGGATTTGGCACCGGCATTGTGGCTGGAGCTTCGAGGATTTACACGAGCGAG ATTTCGACGCCTCGTCTGCGCGGCACGCTGACGGCGCTCGCCTCCCTCGGCGTCTCGACGGGGGTGCTGATAGGCTATTCGCTGGGCGCTCTCTTCTACTGGCCCCTCGTCGCCGTCCTGTCTGCCCTGATTCCGCTCGCCTCGGTCACCTTGACGCTGATTTACCTCCCGGAGTCGCCCACCTGGTACCTCACCAAGAAGCGCTGCGCCGAGGCTCGTCTGGCCCTTCAGAAGGTCAGGGACCCCGCCCTGCCGGCCGAGAAGGTCGACGCCGAGCTGGCTCACCTGGGAGGAGTGCTCGAGAGCGACGGCACGCACAGCAATTGGCACGAGCTGAGCAAGGCGTCGTCCCTCAAACCACTCGCACTCGTCATTTTCTATTTCTTCACGTATCAGTTTTCAG GCATCAGCGTGCTCACGTTCTACAACGTGCAAATTGTGGAGAGCACCGGCGCCAATGTGGACAGCAGCGTGGCCGCCGTTTGCTTTGGAGTGGTTCGGCTGGTGTTCAACGTCATCGGCTGCTACCTGCTGACCTTCTGCGGCCGCCGCTTTCTGACAATCGCGTCAGGGGTGGCCTCAGGGACCGCCATGCTGTCTCTCGGCGCGCACCACTACCTGGACGCGACGGGCGTCGTCGAGTCGGAGGGCTGGCTGTGGCGCTACCTGCCCATTTTCAGCATTGTATCCTTCTACGTCAGCTACTCGATGGGCTATCTGCTGGTTCCGTGGGTGCTCACGGGCGAAATTTATCCTGCCAAAATCCGCGGTCTGCTTGGCGGAATTACGACTTGTTTTGCGCATTCCTTTTTATTCGCCGCGGTAAAATCGTTCCCCTATCTGATGGAGAATGTTGGCTTTCATGGCTCGTTCTGCTTTTATGGATGCACCGTGGCGTTCGGTTCGATCATCCTGTTTATCCTGCTGCCTGAGACGCGTGGTAGGACGCTGCTGCAGATAGAGAGCAGCTTCAAGAAAGTGCCGCACGTGagcacgccgccgccgccgcagcaggtTGCATGA